A stretch of the Helicoverpa armigera isolate CAAS_96S chromosome 5, ASM3070526v1, whole genome shotgun sequence genome encodes the following:
- the LOC110382829 gene encoding delta-1-pyrroline-5-carboxylate dehydrogenase, mitochondrial isoform X1, with protein MIRVVSVELRVVCRLCGVVQVRLLARAARPASALQPQCSVFPKAPRNERVLEHCAGTRERTSLTHELTTLSRSPETIPLIIGPEKTISGDCCVQPMPFDHQQIAAYYHRAWPDTITMAMEMATACQPSWERTSVDERCGVLERATDLLAGVFRQRVIAAAIIGQAMTAIQAELNMCQLIDYLRFGCYFMRELTKGNSVIDGGEQAINHNQYHGLEGFWAAITPDNSLAHAAQLAIIPTILGNCVVWKPSDHSVLACYRVLECLQCAGLPPGVINFVPAEENRFLEAVCSSTDLAGITFGGTTRTLEHIWRTVGDRIHSYLRFPRVVGTGSGKNFHVVHSSANLSNAVACTARAAFEMAGQKATSCSRVFVAESVLDRFTQALAQVAQSLVVCHPLDYRCFTSALASKDAYYKVCCYLERAAADSTVRRVCGGRTEPAVGYFVEPTVFLVPEPTHELMCDELRGPVLAVCGFPDKDPDALVWAVAQTRYAITGSIFARDSAWAQWAVGALRDFSATLYLNDRCSEELPGQQSVGGTRKSSSSGAKAGAMSYLLQFATERSIKEALRTSSDVTYSYMDEMPPTVVVK; from the exons ATGATCCGAGTGGTGTCAGTAGAGCTGCGCGTAGTGTGCCGACTGTGCGGCGTGGTGCAGGTGCGGCTGCTGGCCCGCGCGGCGCGGCCGGCGTCGGCGCTGCAGCCGCAGTGCTCCGTGTTCCCCAAGGCGCCGCGCAACGAGCGCGTGCTGGAGCACTGCGCCGGCACCCGCGAGCGCACCAGCCTCACGCACGAGCTCACCACGCTCAGCCGCAGCCCTGAGACCATCCCTCTCATCATTGGCCCGGAGAAAACTATTTCCGGGGATTGTTGCGTGCAGCCCATGCCATTTGACCATCAGCAAATTGCCGCGTACTACCATCGCGCGTGGCCGGATACAATCACAATGGCCATGGAGATGGCCACGGCCTGCCAGCCCAGCTGGGAGCGCACGTCGGTGGACGAGCGCTGTGGCGTACTAGAGCGCGCCACTGACCTGCTGGCCGGCGTGTTCCGCCAGCGGGTCATCGCGGCCGCCATCATCGGACAGGCGATGACGGCGATCCAGGCAGAGCTCAACATGTGTCAACTGATTGATTACCTGCGGTTCGGATGCTATTTCATGCGGGAACTCACCAAGGGTAACAGCGTGATCGACGGTGGCGAGCAGGCAATCAATCACAACCAGTACCATGGCCTCGAGGGATTCTGGGCGGCTATCACGCCGGACAATTCGCTCGCCCACGCCGCACAGCTGGCTATCATACCAACGATTTTAGGCAACTGTGTGGTCTGGAAGCCTAGCGACCACTCGGTACTGGCGTGCTACCGCGTGCTCGAGTGCCTGCAGTGTGCGGGGCTGCCGCCCGGCGTCATCAACTTCGTGCCCGCCGAGGAGAACCGATTCTTAGAGGCGGTGTGCTCGAGCACGGACCTGGCGGGTATTACCTTCGGGGGTACGACACGCACACTCGAACATATATGGCGCACAGTTGGGGATCGCATACATAGTTATCTCCGGTTTCCGCGTGTCGTTGGCACGGGCAGCGGGAAGAACTTCCACGTGGTGCACTCGTCCGCCAACCTGTCCAACGCCGTGGCGTGCACGGCGCGCGCGGCCTTCGAGATGGCGGGGCAGAAGGCGACGTCGTGCTCGCGCGTCTTCGTCGCCGAGTCGGTGCTGGACCGCTTCACGCAAGCCCTCGCGCAGGTGGCGCAATCGCTCGTGGTCTGCCATCCGCTCGACTACAGATGTTTCACGTCAGCGCTCGCTTCGAAAGACGCATACTATAAG GTATGCTGCTACCTGGAGCGCGCGGCAGCTGACAGCACGGTGCGGCGCGTGTGCGGCGGGCGCACGGAGCCGGCGGTGGGCTACTTCGTGGAGCCCACGGTGTTCCTGGTGCCCGAGCCCACGCACGAGCTCATGTGCGACGAGCTGCGCGGGCCCGTGCTGGCCGTGTGCGGCTTCCCCGACAAAGACCCCGACGCGCTCGTGTGGGCCGTGGCGCAGACGCGCTACGCCATCACGGGCTCTATATTCGCTCGA GACTCGGCGTGGGCGCAGTGGGCGGTGGGCGCGCTGCGTGACTTCTCGGCCACGCTGTACCTGAACGATCGCTGCTCCGAGGAGCTGCCGGGCCAGCAGTCGGTGGGCGGCACGCGCAAGTCCAGCTCCAGCGGCGCCAAG GCGGGCGCCATGTCGTACCTGCTGCAGTTCGCGACGGAGCGCTCCATCAAGGAGGCGCTGCGCACGAGCTCTGACGTCACCTACTCCTACATGGACGAGATGCCGCCCACCGTCGTGGTCAAGTGA
- the LOC110382829 gene encoding delta-1-pyrroline-5-carboxylate dehydrogenase, mitochondrial isoform X2 yields the protein MIRVVSVELRVVCRLCGVVQVRLLARAARPASALQPQCSVFPKAPRNERVLEHCAGTRERTSLTHELTTLSRSPETIPLIIGPEKTISGDCCVQPMPFDHQQIAAYYHRAWPDTITMAMEMATACQPSWERTSVDERCGVLERATDLLAGVFRQRVIAAAIIGQAMTAIQAELNMCQLIDYLRFGCYFMRELTKGNSVIDGGEQAINHNQYHGLEGFWAAITPDNSLAHAAQLAIIPTILGNCVVWKPSDHSVLACYRVLECLQCAGLPPGVINFVPAEENRFLEAVCSSTDLAGITFGGTTRTLEHIWRTVGDRIHSYLRFPRVVGTGSGKNFHVVHSSANLSNAVACTARAAFEMAGQKATSCSRVFVAESVLDRFTQALAQVAQSLVVCHPLDYRCFTSALASKDAYYKVCCYLERAAADSTVRRVCGGRTEPAVGYFVEPTVFLVPEPTHELMCDELRGPVLAVCGFPDKDPDALVWAVAQTRYAITGSIFARDSAWAQWAVGALRDFSATLYLNDRCSEELPGQQSVGGTRKSSSSGAKSNFREASGHSASTCDV from the exons ATGATCCGAGTGGTGTCAGTAGAGCTGCGCGTAGTGTGCCGACTGTGCGGCGTGGTGCAGGTGCGGCTGCTGGCCCGCGCGGCGCGGCCGGCGTCGGCGCTGCAGCCGCAGTGCTCCGTGTTCCCCAAGGCGCCGCGCAACGAGCGCGTGCTGGAGCACTGCGCCGGCACCCGCGAGCGCACCAGCCTCACGCACGAGCTCACCACGCTCAGCCGCAGCCCTGAGACCATCCCTCTCATCATTGGCCCGGAGAAAACTATTTCCGGGGATTGTTGCGTGCAGCCCATGCCATTTGACCATCAGCAAATTGCCGCGTACTACCATCGCGCGTGGCCGGATACAATCACAATGGCCATGGAGATGGCCACGGCCTGCCAGCCCAGCTGGGAGCGCACGTCGGTGGACGAGCGCTGTGGCGTACTAGAGCGCGCCACTGACCTGCTGGCCGGCGTGTTCCGCCAGCGGGTCATCGCGGCCGCCATCATCGGACAGGCGATGACGGCGATCCAGGCAGAGCTCAACATGTGTCAACTGATTGATTACCTGCGGTTCGGATGCTATTTCATGCGGGAACTCACCAAGGGTAACAGCGTGATCGACGGTGGCGAGCAGGCAATCAATCACAACCAGTACCATGGCCTCGAGGGATTCTGGGCGGCTATCACGCCGGACAATTCGCTCGCCCACGCCGCACAGCTGGCTATCATACCAACGATTTTAGGCAACTGTGTGGTCTGGAAGCCTAGCGACCACTCGGTACTGGCGTGCTACCGCGTGCTCGAGTGCCTGCAGTGTGCGGGGCTGCCGCCCGGCGTCATCAACTTCGTGCCCGCCGAGGAGAACCGATTCTTAGAGGCGGTGTGCTCGAGCACGGACCTGGCGGGTATTACCTTCGGGGGTACGACACGCACACTCGAACATATATGGCGCACAGTTGGGGATCGCATACATAGTTATCTCCGGTTTCCGCGTGTCGTTGGCACGGGCAGCGGGAAGAACTTCCACGTGGTGCACTCGTCCGCCAACCTGTCCAACGCCGTGGCGTGCACGGCGCGCGCGGCCTTCGAGATGGCGGGGCAGAAGGCGACGTCGTGCTCGCGCGTCTTCGTCGCCGAGTCGGTGCTGGACCGCTTCACGCAAGCCCTCGCGCAGGTGGCGCAATCGCTCGTGGTCTGCCATCCGCTCGACTACAGATGTTTCACGTCAGCGCTCGCTTCGAAAGACGCATACTATAAG GTATGCTGCTACCTGGAGCGCGCGGCAGCTGACAGCACGGTGCGGCGCGTGTGCGGCGGGCGCACGGAGCCGGCGGTGGGCTACTTCGTGGAGCCCACGGTGTTCCTGGTGCCCGAGCCCACGCACGAGCTCATGTGCGACGAGCTGCGCGGGCCCGTGCTGGCCGTGTGCGGCTTCCCCGACAAAGACCCCGACGCGCTCGTGTGGGCCGTGGCGCAGACGCGCTACGCCATCACGGGCTCTATATTCGCTCGA GACTCGGCGTGGGCGCAGTGGGCGGTGGGCGCGCTGCGTGACTTCTCGGCCACGCTGTACCTGAACGATCGCTGCTCCGAGGAGCTGCCGGGCCAGCAGTCGGTGGGCGGCACGCGCAAGTCCAGCTCCAGCGGCGCCAAG TCAAACTTTAGAGAGGCCAGCGGGCACAGTGCGAGTACCTGCGACGTGTGA